The genomic stretch AGCAGCTATGGCGGTATTCGGCTTGGGGGTCGTAGTGGCACCGATTATCGGTCCGACTCTGGGAGGATGGATTACAGATAATTATTCGTGGCGATGGGTTTTTTATATCAATTTCCCGGTTGGAGTCCTGGCCATCCTGATGACCCAGGCGTTTGTCGAGGACCCTCCTTATATCAAGAAATCGGTCCATGGCCGAATCGATTATGTCGGTTTCGGACTCATGGCCATCTGGCTGGCGACCCTTCAAATTCTACTGGATAAGGGACAGCAAGAAGACTGGTTCGCAGCCGCGTGGATTCGTTGGTTTGCCTTCATCTCTGTTATTTCAATGATTGCCTTTATCCTTTGGGAGCTTCGATCCAAAGAGCCCATCGTTAACCTGCGTATCTTGACCAATCGTAACTTTGCCTTTGGTACGTTATTGATAACGATTGTAGGCATGGTGCTTTACAGTACACTTGCATTGCTACCTCTGTTTTTACAAAATTTGATGGGCTACCCGGCCCTTCAAAGCGGTATGGCTATAAGCCCACGGGGACTCGGTGCCATGTTATCTATGATCATTGTAGGCCGCGTCATAGGTCTCGTAGACAACCGATTCCTTATCGGTGGGGGCTTCGCAATACTTGCTTTTTCGGTATTTTCGCTCGGTCATATTAACCTGGATATCGGAATGGCAAGTGTAGTATGGCCGAATATCATAAACGGTTTAGCCATGGGCTTTATTTTTGTTCCGCTATCCACAATGGCCATGGGAACTTTACCCAACGAGCAAATTGGCAACGCAACAGGCATTTTTAATTTGATGCGTAATATTGGAGGCAGTATTGGGATTTCGGCTGTGACCACATTACTTTCACGTAGCGCCCAAATTCACCAGGCGATGTTGGTTTCTCATCTGACGCCCTATGATCCGGAGTTCCAGCAGCGGCTTCATGTCCTTCAAGGAACCCTTACCTCCCAGGTGGGTCCGGTTGCGGCAGTTCAAGGGGCCTATGGCATGATCTATGGAACTCTCATCAAGCAGGCTACGTTACTGGCATTTGTAGATAATTTCCGGCTGATGAGCTTACTGTGCCTTTTCTGTATCCCCCTGGTTTTGCTCCTTAAAAAGGTCGGTAGGAGAAGCGGCCCGGCAGCTCTACACTAGACTTCTCCAACTAGATCCTCACAATCCCCGGTTCAATCTGGATCAGATACCCTTCCCTGGCGAACAACTCTCACGCCTGCCTGCCGGCAGATAGGCGTAAACCCCTTAAGCTAAATCAAACCAACGGTTTCTATTATCCAAAATAAATATATCTGGTATTAAATTTGCCAAATCCCATAACCGGATTGATAGAGCCTGGCTTTTTTAGGTACCTGCTAAAGGCCTGTTCTGAAGTACCTCCCTTACCGAATCATACGGATATTATCCCATGTATTCAACTCTCCCCCCCCCCTTCTTATTTTTTAATGCCGATAACCACTTTAGATTTAATGGTTATGAATATGCACGGTGGTAGCAACATTCTGACCATTCACTACTTTGTACTTTACATTCACATGCTCTCCGACTTTAATATCTGCAATGGTTCCTGGCCGATTATTGTTACCTATAAAGATATGGGTCTGATTGGTAACCAGGATAGAAACATCATTACCGGAAGTTTTATCTCTCACACTGATGGTCAGTGTACCATCCGGGTTGGGTGTGACTGCGTCAATAACTCCTTTCACAGACTGGGATTTAAAACTTTCTGTAAAGCTTTCAATGGGGATATCCTCTCCCTGGGAAGTAAGCAGGCTCTCTGGATTCCTGGGAGCGGTTGGGCTATTGTTCGAACAACTGACTGCCATAAAGATAAAAGTTAGAATAACGGTTAAATTCCTGACGGAGGATTTTCTTATCATAATATTTTCTTTACATAGGTTTCGACTCAACACAGATAAAGAAATAGGTTGTCT from Candidatus Limnocylindrales bacterium encodes the following:
- a CDS encoding DHA2 family efflux MFS transporter permease subunit, which codes for MTANPAKKSSVRGANMGNFTQSWQPSANPWLIAVSVMLATFMEVLDTSIANVALPHIAGNLSASIDESMWVLTSYLVSNAIILPATGWLSNFFGRKRFLMACIVLFTLSSLACGFAINLGMLVFARILQGAGGGALQPIAQAVLLESFPPARRGAAMAVFGLGVVVAPIIGPTLGGWITDNYSWRWVFYINFPVGVLAILMTQAFVEDPPYIKKSVHGRIDYVGFGLMAIWLATLQILLDKGQQEDWFAAAWIRWFAFISVISMIAFILWELRSKEPIVNLRILTNRNFAFGTLLITIVGMVLYSTLALLPLFLQNLMGYPALQSGMAISPRGLGAMLSMIIVGRVIGLVDNRFLIGGGFAILAFSVFSLGHINLDIGMASVVWPNIINGLAMGFIFVPLSTMAMGTLPNEQIGNATGIFNLMRNIGGSIGISAVTTLLSRSAQIHQAMLVSHLTPYDPEFQQRLHVLQGTLTSQVGPVAAVQGAYGMIYGTLIKQATLLAFVDNFRLMSLLCLFCIPLVLLLKKVGRRSGPAALH